Within the Desulforhopalus sp. genome, the region TCTTGGGGGCCATACAGATTTGCCTTAAATGTATAACTTTTGGTTATTTAGCTGTGGGAGCAGGAAGAATTCCCTGTATCGCGATCAGGTTGGCTCCCACCTCGTCCGGGGTGAAGTCGAGAAAACCGAACAGGTATTTTTCAAGATCGACGGTACGTTGAAAGTTCAAATGAATGAATTTTTCTTTCAGAGGATTACCCTGGCCATAGCGTTTGAGGATATAGTCAAGGCGACTGGATAAAGGCACGACCTGGTCGTGCAGTACCCGTTTGTCGGCATAAAAAACCATCTCCTTGGCGGTAAAAACCCCGCCTTGGTAGAGGTCGACGGGAAAGTTTTTTAAAACTACATGCTCGGCGACGATCTCACTGATTTCCGGGTAGCCGAGCTCAAGGCATATCTGTTGGCCGACTTCCGCGTGATGACAGCCGGTTTTGATACACATGGTCTTGGCTATATCGTGGAGCAGGGCGCCGGCCATGGCCTCTTGCCGGTTGGGCAATGGGCCTGGGCATTTTCCGGCAGCAGCCAGGGCATCGATGAGGCTTGTCGCGACCTGGGCAACAAGAATCGAGTGGGCCCGAATGTTGTCGAGCATCTCATATTCATCAAAGAGGCTGAGACATCTTGCGATGGAGGGAAGGGCTTTGCTCATTTTGTTCACCGGCAATTAGCGGCTGCTGAGTTCATGAACCGCTTCGACGGCGATTTTTGCCTGCTCCGGTGGCGTGAATTGATGGATTCCGTGGCCGAGATTGAAGATATGGCCATGGGCATCCTTGGCGTCGTCCAGGAGCAGCTTGATCTTTTCCCGCAGCTGATCTTTCGGCAGAAGGAGGGCAAAGGGGTCAAGATTGCCCTGAACCGCTTTCTTGCCGACGATCTTAATGGCCGAACCGATTGGAATGCGCCAGTCGAGGCCGAGGACGTCGGCCCCGGAGGTGGCCGAAAGTTCGAGGAGTGTCGCGCCATTGTTGGCAAAGTAAATGAGGGGCACCTTGCAGGGTTGTAGTGCCGCGAGAATTTGTTTGACGTAGGGAAGGGCGAATTCGGCAAAATCGTCTGGGGCGAGGATCCCGGCCCAGCTGTCAAACAGCTGCAGGGCCTGGGCCCCGGCTCTCGCCTGGGCCTGCAGATAGGGGATGGTGCTGTCGGTGATTTTGGCCATGAGCCTGTGGAACAGCTGTGGTTCCTGGTACATCAGTTTTTTCGTTTCCCAAAACACCTTGGAGGAGCCGCCTTCGATCAGGTAGGTGGCGCAGGTAAAAGGGGCTCCGGCAAATCCGATGAGCGGCACCCGCAGTTCCTTGCGCAGTAAGCGGATGGTCTCCATGACAAAACCGGTCGCCTCGTCGGCATCGGGGACGGTGAGTCGGTCGAGGGCGGCCTGGTCACGAATGGTCGTGTGGAAAATCGGCCCCCGTCCCTCATGAAATTCAAGGGGTGCGCCCATCGCCTCCATGAGAATGAGGATATCGGAGAAGAGGATTGCCGCATCCATGCCGAGAATATCCACCGGTTGGAGGCTTACCTCAACACAGAGTTCGGGAGTTTTGCAGAGTTCGAGAAAGGAAACCTTGCCCCGAACCTTTTGGTATTCCGGGAGATATCGCCCCGCCTGGCGCATCATCCAGATGGGGGTGTAGGAGGTTTTTTCACCGCGGCATGCTTTGAGAAAGGTGTCGTTCATAGTGGGTTCTTGAGGTTCTCGTTCGGTAGGATGAATTATGCTAGGGAATTTGTCTCGGGACGTAGCTGCAGAAAGGCTCCTGGGCGAGATAGTCGCCGGTCATTGCGTAGGCCCTGGCCCGGCAGCCACCGCAGACTCCGACATATTCGCACTTTCCACAATTATCCTTATACCCTTTGAAATCGCGAAGTTGAAGGAAAAGTTCAGATTTCTCCCAGATTGTTTGAAAAGGCGTCGTCATGATATTTCCGGCAGATTTGGCAAAATAGCTGCAAGGCAGAACATCGCCGTCGACGGTTATCAGGCAGATGAGCTGGCCGGCCAGACAGCCTTTAGAGCCGCCGGTTGAAAATTGCAGGTTTCGACGTTTGAACTTTTCACCTTCTTCCTTGGCCTTTTGCCTGACGATCCGGTAGTAGTGGGGAGCACAGGTCGGTCGCATGAGCAATTCGTTTTCTTCTTTTTCTACTTGGTAGTGCCATTCAAGGATCTCGTCGTAAACACTTTCGGGAATCAGTTCGTCCATGATCTCTTCGCCTCTGCCGGTGGGAACAATCATAAACATGTACCAGGCGGTCGCGCCGAGGGATTTGACGAGACGGTAGATGTCGGGAATTTCCAGGCGGTTACGGACGGTAAAGGAGGAATTGATTAAGAAGGGGATGGCATGTTTTTTAAAAAGCCGGATGGCGTTCATGGTGCCGTCAAAGGCGCCCAGTTGATTGCGAAAATTGTCGTGGGTCTCGGCCTTGGCACCATCGAGGCTGAGGGAGACCATCTTTATCTCGGCGGCCTTGATCTCCTCGCAGATGGCGTCGCTCACCAAGGTGCCGTTGGTCGCCAGACACATGCGAAAGCCTTTGCTGGTGCCGTATCTGGCGATGTCGAACACATCAGGACGAAGCAGGGGTTCACCGCCGGAAAGGACCATGACTGGCGTGGCGTAGGAAGCAATATCGTCGATGATTGCCTTGGCCTGGTCGAAGGAAAAGTCGGGATGGCCTATTGCGGCAAGTTCCGATGAGGAGCGGCAGTGCACGCATTTGAGATTGCAGCGGCGGGTTATTTCCCAGGCGATCCATTTTGGCTGAAAATCCATGTGTTGTGCTCCCGGCCCTCAGGCCGAATCATTCCTGTTGAGAACAAAGGGCAAGGGAGAGTGCATTTTCTCTAAAGACTCTGACCGGGCCGCTTTCAATGAGAATTTGAAAAAAACATAATACCACTAGCTTGTAAACAGTAAGTAGTTTTCCGGAAGAAATAAAGAAGGTTGATCGCCCAGAAAAATTGCTATGTGCAGGGTGTGCGATATGACAATAGGTAGGCGATTAAGGGCTACAAGTATTCTCCTAAAATATTGAATTGCCGCTCCCTGGTCTTTATAATTTGTGCTAAATAGCTTATAGTGCAAGCCCTGTTGCCAAACTTGACGGGAAAGGGCAGATGGCCTGCTGCAGTTTATAGCTGAGTGAAAGAGCTTGTCTGCTCCAGCAAAACGTATACCCTTGCGGTAGAAAGAACAATTCTCATGCAGTGCACCGATTTGAAATAGAGAGGAATGATATGTTGATTACCGCGATTACCCTGAGCAGTCCGGAAGGCGCCAGTCTTGTCCAAAGGCTCCAGAACCGTTTTCAGCCGGTGGACGGCTCCTGCCGTGAGGTGGTCGAGGCTATTCTTCAGGATGTACGAGCACAAAAGGATGACGCTGTTGTTGCTTATGGCCGGAAATACGATGCGCCGGAGCTGACCGTCCGCCAGTTACGGGTCAGCCCGCAGGAGATGGAGGAGGCGTACGACCTCGTTGAAGCCGATTTCCGGCAAAGTCTTGCCATCGCTATCCAACGAATCCAATCCTTTCACGAAAGGGAGATGGAAGATTCCTGGCTGCAGACCCGGCCAGACGGCACAATCGTCGGCCGACTGGTGCGACCCGTTGATTCCGCCGGTCTCTATGTTCCGGGCGGCAAGGGAGGATCAACACCGCTGGTGTCCTCGGTCCTGATGAACGGCATTCCAGCTGGTATCGCCGGAGTAGAGAAGCGGGTGATGGTCACCCCGCCGGACAAGGATGGTAAGATCAACCCACACCTTCTCGTTGCCGCCCAGGAAATTGGGGTCACGGAAATTTACAAGGCCGGGTCGGCCTGGGCGATTGGGGCATTGGCATTTGGTACCGAGACCATCCCGCGGGTAGACGTCATCGTCGGTCCCGGCAACCAATTTGTTGCCGAGGCCAAGAGGCAGGTGTCGGGAATGGTACGGATCGACATGATCGCCGGTCCATCGGAGGTGTTGATCATCGCCGATGCCTCCGCCTCTGCCGCAAACGTTGCAGCCGATATGCTCGCCCAGGCGGAGCACGATCCACTGGCCCTGGCCATCCTCGTTACCACCCATCAAGCCTTGGCGAAAGATGTGGTGGCCGAACTGGAGCGACAACTCCCCCTCCTTTCCCGTGAGGATATAGCCCGAAACGCGCTTGTTGACCGGGGGGTTATTCTCATTGCCGATGACCTTAAAACGGCGATCGACCTGGCCAATAGTATCGCCATTGAGCACCTGGAATTAATGATTGCCGATCCCTGGGCGCAGATCCCCCATATCCGCCATGCCGGGGCGATATTTCTTGGCGCCAATACCCCGGAGGCAGCCGGTGATTATATCGCCGGGCCAAATCATGTCCTGCCGACCATGGGCACTGCGCGGTTTGCCTCGGCACTCGGGGTTGAAACCTTTTTGAAAAAAAGCTCGATCATCAGCTACTCGGCCCAGGGACTTGCCGCGGACGCAGAACACATCATGCGTTTGGCCGAGCTTGAAGGGCTTTCCGCCCATGCCGCCTCGGTTGCTGTAAGGGTTAGGGAATGACAGTCGATTTCAAGGCCCGTCTGATTTCAGGCCTCAAGGACTTACATTTGGATTTGCCTGTTCATTCCGTTGAGCGCTTGGATGTTTATTATACGGAACTGGTGAAATGGAGCAAAAAGATCAATCTGATCGCCAAGGACACCAGCGCCGAGCAGATTATCGAGAACCATTTTCTTGATTCTCTGACCCTTTTGCCGTTTTTGGCGGGGCATGGTACACATCTTTTGGATATTGGCACCGGTGCCGGTTTTCCCGGTCTGGCATGTAAGGCAGCTTGGCCGGAAATGGCGGTGACCCTGGTGGAACCGCGGGTCAAGCGGGTGAGTTTTCTCGGGCACATTGTCCGAACCCTCGGACTTAGGGATGTGACAATCCTGACTTGCCGGATTGAAGATGAGGCTCAGCTGCCATCCGAGCGTGCCTTTACCCACATCACCGGCCGGGCGGTGACCGAGATAGGCCCCTTTCTCCGCATGGTCGAACGGTTTGCCCCGGCCGGTCCGCAGGTGATCTGCATGAAGGGACCGAGGTGGCGCGAGGAGTTGGCTGCGGCGGTCGACCTGATGAGAACTTCCCCCTTCAAGCTGGGACCGGTGGTTGATCATGTGTTGCCTTTTTCCGGGGCAAAGCGCAGTCTGGTAGTTTTTACCAGTCAGTGAGCCGTTCGGTGAATAGCTGTTGTAAATGCCGCTATTTACGTATGTGTTGGTTTTTCAGGATATTTGATGTAACTGAGAGTAAATAAAAGTTATTTTATAGGTGAGAGAATGAAGAAGATCGCAGTTCTGGCCGGAGACGGCATCGGCCCCGAGGTCATGCAGGAGGCCATCAAGGTCCTTGATTGTGCCCAGAAAAAGTTTGATTTCCAGCTTTCCTACCAGGTGGCCGATGTCGGCGGCATTGCCATCGACAACCATGGCCACGCCCTGCCGCCGTCGACCCTGTCGTTGTGCGAGAAAAGTGACGCCATTCTCTTCGGATCGGTCGGCGGACCAAAATGGGAAGGTCTGCCACCAGAGCAGCAGCCGGAGCGGGCAGCCCTTCTGCCGCTGCGCAAACATTTCGACTTGTTCTGCAACTTTCGTCCGGCCAAGGTCTTCAAATCGCTCATCTCTGCCTGCCCCCTGCGCCCGGATATCGTCGGCGACGGCTTTGACGTCCTCTGTGTGCGAGAATTGACTTCGGACATCTATTTCGGGGTGCCGAAAGGCCGTGAGGGGGTTGGCGAGGCGGAGAGGGCCTTTGACACCATGGCCTATACCCGTGGTGAGATCTCTCGTATTGCCAGAATGGCTTTTGCAGCCGCCCGGCAGCGGCGGGGTAAGGTGACCTCGGTCGACAAGGCCAATGTGCTCACCACCATGGTGTTGTGGCGGCAGGTGGTGATTGAAATTGCCAAAGAGTTTCCTGATGTCGAACTGAAACACATCTACGTCGATAACGCCACCATGCAGCTGGTTCGCGATCCCCACCAATTTGATGTACTGCTCTGCGGCAATATGTTCGGCGATATTATCTCCGATGAGGCGGCGATGCTTACCGGTTCCATGGGATTACTCGCCTCCGCCTCACTCAACAAAGACAACTTCGGTTTGTATGAGCCGGCCGGTGGTTCAGCCCCTGATATCGCCGGTAAGGGCATTGCCAACCCCATAGCCCAAATCCTCTCAGCGGCGATGATGCTGCGTTATAGCTTTGGTCTCAGTGAGGCTGCGGCGGCAATAGACAAAGCAGTCGAGGCTACCCTTGATAAAGGAATTCTCACCGCCGACCTCACTGCCAACAAGGCGGGCGCGGTCGGTACTGCTGCAATGGGCGATGCCATAGTGCGGGCATTGCAAGGCTAAAGCTGAGTTGAGCAGCTTGCCTGCTCAAACGAAACTTATGCCCTTGCGGTATAAAACAACAGTAACAACCCCGAATTATCAGGATATAAACGGTTTTTCGGGGACGGGGAATGAG harbors:
- a CDS encoding radical SAM protein, which codes for MDFQPKWIAWEITRRCNLKCVHCRSSSELAAIGHPDFSFDQAKAIIDDIASYATPVMVLSGGEPLLRPDVFDIARYGTSKGFRMCLATNGTLVSDAICEEIKAAEIKMVSLSLDGAKAETHDNFRNQLGAFDGTMNAIRLFKKHAIPFLINSSFTVRNRLEIPDIYRLVKSLGATAWYMFMIVPTGRGEEIMDELIPESVYDEILEWHYQVEKEENELLMRPTCAPHYYRIVRQKAKEEGEKFKRRNLQFSTGGSKGCLAGQLICLITVDGDVLPCSYFAKSAGNIMTTPFQTIWEKSELFLQLRDFKGYKDNCGKCEYVGVCGGCRARAYAMTGDYLAQEPFCSYVPRQIP
- the leuB gene encoding 3-isopropylmalate dehydrogenase, encoding MKKIAVLAGDGIGPEVMQEAIKVLDCAQKKFDFQLSYQVADVGGIAIDNHGHALPPSTLSLCEKSDAILFGSVGGPKWEGLPPEQQPERAALLPLRKHFDLFCNFRPAKVFKSLISACPLRPDIVGDGFDVLCVRELTSDIYFGVPKGREGVGEAERAFDTMAYTRGEISRIARMAFAAARQRRGKVTSVDKANVLTTMVLWRQVVIEIAKEFPDVELKHIYVDNATMQLVRDPHQFDVLLCGNMFGDIISDEAAMLTGSMGLLASASLNKDNFGLYEPAGGSAPDIAGKGIANPIAQILSAAMMLRYSFGLSEAAAAIDKAVEATLDKGILTADLTANKAGAVGTAAMGDAIVRALQG
- the hisD gene encoding histidinol dehydrogenase, whose product is MLITAITLSSPEGASLVQRLQNRFQPVDGSCREVVEAILQDVRAQKDDAVVAYGRKYDAPELTVRQLRVSPQEMEEAYDLVEADFRQSLAIAIQRIQSFHEREMEDSWLQTRPDGTIVGRLVRPVDSAGLYVPGGKGGSTPLVSSVLMNGIPAGIAGVEKRVMVTPPDKDGKINPHLLVAAQEIGVTEIYKAGSAWAIGALAFGTETIPRVDVIVGPGNQFVAEAKRQVSGMVRIDMIAGPSEVLIIADASASAANVAADMLAQAEHDPLALAILVTTHQALAKDVVAELERQLPLLSREDIARNALVDRGVILIADDLKTAIDLANSIAIEHLELMIADPWAQIPHIRHAGAIFLGANTPEAAGDYIAGPNHVLPTMGTARFASALGVETFLKKSSIISYSAQGLAADAEHIMRLAELEGLSAHAASVAVRVRE
- the rsmG gene encoding 16S rRNA (guanine(527)-N(7))-methyltransferase RsmG, which gives rise to MTVDFKARLISGLKDLHLDLPVHSVERLDVYYTELVKWSKKINLIAKDTSAEQIIENHFLDSLTLLPFLAGHGTHLLDIGTGAGFPGLACKAAWPEMAVTLVEPRVKRVSFLGHIVRTLGLRDVTILTCRIEDEAQLPSERAFTHITGRAVTEIGPFLRMVERFAPAGPQVICMKGPRWREELAAAVDLMRTSPFKLGPVVDHVLPFSGAKRSLVVFTSQ
- a CDS encoding HDIG domain-containing protein, which translates into the protein MSKALPSIARCLSLFDEYEMLDNIRAHSILVAQVATSLIDALAAAGKCPGPLPNRQEAMAGALLHDIAKTMCIKTGCHHAEVGQQICLELGYPEISEIVAEHVVLKNFPVDLYQGGVFTAKEMVFYADKRVLHDQVVPLSSRLDYILKRYGQGNPLKEKFIHLNFQRTVDLEKYLFGFLDFTPDEVGANLIAIQGILPAPTAK
- the hemE gene encoding uroporphyrinogen decarboxylase; protein product: MNDTFLKACRGEKTSYTPIWMMRQAGRYLPEYQKVRGKVSFLELCKTPELCVEVSLQPVDILGMDAAILFSDILILMEAMGAPLEFHEGRGPIFHTTIRDQAALDRLTVPDADEATGFVMETIRLLRKELRVPLIGFAGAPFTCATYLIEGGSSKVFWETKKLMYQEPQLFHRLMAKITDSTIPYLQAQARAGAQALQLFDSWAGILAPDDFAEFALPYVKQILAALQPCKVPLIYFANNGATLLELSATSGADVLGLDWRIPIGSAIKIVGKKAVQGNLDPFALLLPKDQLREKIKLLLDDAKDAHGHIFNLGHGIHQFTPPEQAKIAVEAVHELSSR